One Ferviditalea candida genomic region harbors:
- a CDS encoding YheC/YheD family protein, whose amino-acid sequence MQVASKGNGKYEVHAGTLKSTIDGRNEAYSYVHSKTRGRAYIVQQKIHLAKVGGRPFDVRVMVQRKRNSSVWVVTGKLAKIAGPGYIITNTARSKGRVEQLATAIRKYYGYLNTVGLDMGVDVNGRVWIIETNFAPMISLFYRLRDKTMYRRIQSYSRG is encoded by the coding sequence ATTCAAGTCGCTTCAAAGGGGAACGGCAAATATGAAGTGCATGCCGGCACACTCAAGAGCACGATCGATGGAAGGAATGAAGCGTACTCTTATGTTCATAGCAAGACAAGAGGAAGGGCCTATATCGTTCAGCAAAAAATCCATTTAGCCAAAGTGGGCGGCAGGCCGTTTGATGTACGGGTCATGGTTCAGAGAAAAAGAAACTCGTCTGTATGGGTCGTCACAGGCAAGCTGGCCAAAATTGCCGGACCGGGGTACATTATTACGAATACGGCGAGGAGCAAAGGGCGGGTTGAACAGTTAGCCACGGCCATTCGCAAGTATTATGGATATTTAAATACGGTCGGACTGGATATGGGGGTGGATGTAAACGGCCGGGTTTGGATTATTGAGACGAACTTTGCACCGATGATCTCGTTATTTTATCGTTTGAGAGATAAAACCATGTACAGGCGGATCCAATCGTATTCCAGAGGTTAA
- a CDS encoding stalk domain-containing protein translates to MRYTCSVLLLVVLTIMPGTIWAATPQPTVASGIAVQLDGIKLQFRVAPILEKGTTLAPMREIFEAHGASIAKWDNRTKTVTAVKNQREIIYTIGRTEAIINGGTYAFSSVPGRLVNGSVLIPLRFISESLGATVEYDVKSRTVMIRGAERDWGSASPEVFAGYRLTLPYQRMMQHAPYFLSYVRQNQTRDSFVFFGDSTTWGSYLGRTQTLPYLFGQRTGHNSYNLGVPGFTSSHMVPFLKYALRDIRQPTVVVELQTFWGASQDFTGLSELLKGTIPDYSAALAYLRKDMSRDDETMTPPYADYSSQSKERIAASIGRGKSLFSPKKTMDDELNRRLTELRDFIANRPDQSFALYVPPYQTAEIYKYTDLTPAGLEAYVNQMKTVFDGMSNVRFADFNRLVAGWQQADFVDWLYLSAAGERKFAERMQKWLSES, encoded by the coding sequence ATGCGGTACACATGTTCAGTTCTGCTGCTCGTTGTCTTGACGATCATGCCGGGAACCATATGGGCAGCGACCCCGCAGCCGACTGTCGCATCCGGGATAGCGGTTCAGCTTGACGGCATCAAATTGCAGTTTAGAGTTGCGCCTATTCTCGAAAAAGGCACAACCTTGGCGCCGATGCGCGAAATTTTCGAGGCTCATGGCGCAAGCATCGCCAAATGGGACAACCGGACGAAAACGGTAACGGCTGTGAAGAATCAAAGGGAAATCATCTATACGATCGGACGTACCGAGGCGATCATCAATGGCGGAACGTATGCTTTCTCTTCTGTTCCGGGAAGGCTCGTGAACGGGAGCGTGCTTATTCCGCTGCGGTTCATCAGTGAATCGCTCGGGGCCACGGTGGAATACGACGTCAAGTCGCGCACCGTTATGATCCGAGGAGCGGAGCGTGATTGGGGATCGGCTTCTCCGGAAGTATTTGCCGGGTATCGACTGACGCTGCCTTACCAGCGGATGATGCAGCATGCGCCTTATTTTCTTTCCTATGTACGTCAGAACCAGACGCGGGACTCGTTCGTATTTTTCGGAGATTCAACGACATGGGGATCGTACCTGGGGAGAACGCAAACCTTGCCTTATCTGTTCGGGCAGCGGACGGGGCATAACAGTTACAATCTGGGAGTGCCCGGATTTACCTCCAGCCACATGGTGCCTTTCCTGAAGTATGCTTTGCGGGACATTAGGCAGCCGACGGTTGTGGTCGAACTGCAAACATTCTGGGGGGCTTCGCAGGATTTTACGGGGCTGAGCGAGCTGCTGAAGGGTACGATCCCGGATTATTCGGCCGCTCTCGCTTATCTTCGAAAAGATATGAGCCGGGACGATGAAACGATGACTCCGCCTTATGCGGACTACTCCTCGCAATCGAAGGAAAGAATCGCGGCCAGTATTGGGCGGGGGAAATCGTTATTTTCGCCGAAGAAAACGATGGATGACGAACTGAATCGGAGGTTGACGGAACTGCGTGATTTCATTGCCAACCGGCCGGATCAGTCGTTTGCTCTGTATGTGCCGCCCTACCAAACGGCGGAAATCTACAAGTATACGGATCTAACCCCGGCAGGTCTCGAAGCGTATGTGAACCAGATGAAGACGGTGTTCGACGGCATGTCAAATGTCCGCTTTGCGGATTTCAACAGGCTGGTAGCGGGGTGGCAGCAGGCTGATTTTGTCGACTGGCTTTATCTTTCGGCAGCGGGTGAGCGGAAGTTCGCCGAGCGAATGCAGAAGTGGTTGTCGGAATCGTGA